The DNA region CGGTTGGGAATGCCGGAATTGATGTGCACCCCGCCGTTGTCCGCGCTGGTCCGCACATAGGAGTCCATGGAATCGGGTTGCGGATCCTTGCCCAGTACGTCGTCGTCATAGGCAGTGCCTGGGGCCTTCATGGAGCGCAGGGCGGAACCCTCCACCTGGGACGTAAAGAGTCCTTCGCCGATCAGCCAGCTGGCTTCTTTGACGGATTGCTTGTTCAGGTACTGTTCCACGAGCACCCCGAAGACATCCGACATCGATTCATTGATGGCCCCCGCCTGGTTGCGGTATGCCAGTCCCGCCGAGTACTGGGTGACACCATGGGCAAGTTCGTGGCCGATGACGCTCAGCGAACGTGTGAAGCGCTCAAAAACCTCCCCGTCGCCGTCGCCGAACACCATCTGCCGACCGTCCCAGAAGGCGTTGTCATAGAGCTTGCCGAAGTGCACGGTGGCATCGAGCGGGAGCCCTTCGCCATCGATGGAATTCCGGCCGAAAACGTCGGCATACAGGCGGTGGGTATGGCCCAGTCCGTCGTAGGCTTCGTCCGCGGAGGGATCGCCCGAAGCCTTTTCCCCTTCTTTCCGAACAAGTTTGCCGGGGAGGGTTTCGCTGCCGCCGGCGTCGTAAATAGTCCTGTTGGGCGGGCCTGGCTGGACCTGCCGCGGTCCGGAGGCAGCGGCCGGGGCCGGCTGGGCCCTGGCGGCCTGGACAGACCTGACATGGATCAGCGCTTCCTTGGCGGCCCGTGCCGCGGCGGAAAACTGTGGCGCGTCCTGGCGGGCCAACCGCCTCAGCAGGTAGGGCGGAATGATCGAACAGTGCATGGCGTACCCCCTGACGTTGGTTGAAACAGCCTACGAGGGGGCGCTGACAATCCGAGGAAGGCGCACGCGGGCGGCGCGAAGGGACGCTGGGGGCGTTGGGCCGGACTGGTTGTCGGCTTCGCCATAGGGCGGATGTCGATGCGTTGGCCCGAAGGGGCGCGTTCTTGGCCGGGCTCGTCCAGGTCGCCTGGGTGGAAGCCAGGATCGCTTTACTGAACGCGCGGTTGGTCGGAGGATATCCACATAGGCCATCTGCTGCGCTGTTATTGTCGGAGGCTGCTGGGATGCTGTGGGTATGGAGAACACGGCAGCAGTAGAGGTGCTGGAGGCCGTCGAGGCTTCCGTTGCTGCTGTGGCTGTGATTGTGCGCCGGAAGGGGCCCGGGGGCGGGTCTGGTATTGATCTGCTGCGGCAACAGGCTGATGACTGGCTGGAGATCCTGGCGGAGGGTGCCCGGCTGCAGGCAAAGTCGGCAGCCCTGATAGTCCGCGCTGCTGCCGGGTTCGCCGACACCACACGGGCTATGGCGTCCCCGGAGGCGTTGCCGCAGAGGGTGTCAGATTGATTGTGTAGGAGGGATGTAGTCGCTGGGGTGATTGGAGAATCATTGTGGCTATGACTGAACCCCGTGAAGTTCTTCCGGAGGAGTTGGCACGCAGGGCTGCTGCTGCGGGCAGCATGGATGCTTTGAAGGCCTCCGGCGTGTTTGATGAGCTGATGGCACAGATCGATTCCGGCCGGCTGGAGCTCGATGGCAAGGACGGTTTCATACAGCAGCTAATCAAGGCCTCGCTCGAACGAGGGCTGCAGGCCGAGCTGTCCGGGCACTTGGGCTATGACAAGGGCGATCCGGTCGGGCGGTTCCTGCCCAATTCGCGCAACGGGTCCTATCCGAAGACGTTGGGAACCTCTGCCGGGGACGTGGATCTGGCTGTTCCGCGGGACCGTGACGGGTCGTTTATCCCGCATCTGGTTCCCAAGGGAGCGCGCCGGACTGCCGGCCTGGATGACATGATCATCAGTCTTTACGCCGGCGGGATGACGGTCCGGGATATCGCCCATCATCTGGAGTCCACGCTTGGAACCGAGCTCTCCCAGGAGACCATCTCGAAGATCACCGACGAGGTCCTCGACGAGGTGCTGGAGTGGCAGAAGCGCCCGCTGGATCCGCTGTATCCGATCCTCTATCTGGACGCGATCGTCATCAAGGTCCGTGACGGGCACCAGGTCCAGAACCGTGCCGCGCACATCGCCGTGGGCGTGGACATGGAGGGCATCAAGCACGTCCTGGGCATCTGGGTCGAGGCCAGCGAAGGCGCGAAATTCTGGGCAGGCGTCTGTGCTGAACTGGCCAACCGCGGTGTCAGGGACGTGCTCATTGTCTGCTGCGACGGGCTGACCGGCTTCCCCGAAGCGGTCGCCGCGACCTGGCCGGCCGCGACGATCCAGACGTGCGTGGTGCACCTGATCCGCGCCTCGATGCGGTTCATCGGCTATCAGGACCGGAAAAAAGTCGCTGCGGCCCTGAGACCGGTCTACACCGCCCCGACGGCCGACGCCGCGCAGGAGGCGCTCGATGGCTTCGAGGCCTCCGATCTGGGACGGAAGTACCCCGCAACGGTTCGGACCTGGCGCAACGGCTGGGAGAAGTTCACCCCGTTCCTGGCGTTCCCGCCGCCGGTCAGACGCATCATCTACACGACCAATGCGATCGAGTCCCTGAATTACCAGCTGCGCAAGATCATCAAGAACCGCGGGCATTTCCCTAACGACCAGGCCGCAGTGAAGCTGCTCTGGCTGGCCATCTGCAACATCGAAGACAAACGCGCCAAGGAACGGTCAAAACTGGACTCCAAGACTCGCAGCAACCGTTCCAAGACCGTGGACAAACTCGTTGAGGGCACCTTCACGCAGGGATGGAGTGAAGCCCTTGGCATCCTCGTCCTGAACTATCCCGACCGAATCGGACCCTACCTGAACCGATGAGGCAGCACCTCACTTACACAAATAACTTGACAGGCTCTTGCCGCAGAGCGGACCGCGCAGGAGATGGCCATCGTCGCCGAGGTCGCGTGCGTTATGACCGTCAGTGAACGCACCGCCGGGGCACTCCTGTCCGAAGCCTGTGAACTGACAGCCTCGCTGCCCTTGACTCTCGCCGCGTTGCAGGCAGGGTCGATTTCGTGGCAGCACGCCCGGGCAATGGTCGATGAAACGACCACCCTCGACCCCGCCGGCGCCCAGGCGCTGGAGGCCCATTTCCTGGACCCGGATGCGGGGAACCCGGCACGGAGCTGCCCGGCCGGGGAGCTCGTCCCGTCCCGGTTCCGGCACAAGGCCAGGACCTGGCGGGAACGCCACCACCCGGACAGCATCGAAAAACGGCACGCCAGGAGCGCCAAGGACCGGAGGCTCGAGTACGCCCCGGACCGGGACGGCATGGCCTGGCTCTCCGCCTACTTGCCCGCCGACGCCGCCGCCGGGATCTGGAACCGGGCCACAGCCGCCGCACGGGCGTTGCAGGGACCCACCGAGCCGAGGACCCTCACCCAGCTCCGCGCCGACACCGCCGCGACCTGGCTGCTCGGCGCCGGCGGCGAATCCGCTTCCGGCCTAAGCACGGCTCACCCAACGGCGGAGAACAGCACCATTGGCGGGGTCGGCACTGGCGGGGTGCCGTCACCGGCCGCGCAGGTCCTCATAACGGTTCCGGTGTTCTCGCTGCTGGGTCTCACCGACGAACCGGCAGTGCTGGACGGCTACGGACCCATCCCGGCAACCATGGCAGCCCGGCTCGTCGCCGACGGCGCCGATTCGTTCCACCGGGTCCTGACCGACCCCCGCACCGGAGCACCGTTGGAGATCGGGCGAACCAGCTACCGCATACCCAAAGCCATGCGCCAGTGGCTGCGCCTGCGTGACGGCAAGTGCCCGTTCCCCGGCTGCAACAACCACTCCCTCGACAACGAAGCAGACCACCTCCTCGCCTGGAACGACGGTGGCACCACCGGCATCAACAACCTCGGCCAACCCTGCCCCAAACACCACAGACTCAAACACACCACCCGCTGGGGACCCACCCCAGCCAGCAAAAACGAACCACCCGGCTGGATATCACCATCGGGCCGCCACTA from Arthrobacter pascens includes:
- a CDS encoding IS256 family transposase; translation: MDALKASGVFDELMAQIDSGRLELDGKDGFIQQLIKASLERGLQAELSGHLGYDKGDPVGRFLPNSRNGSYPKTLGTSAGDVDLAVPRDRDGSFIPHLVPKGARRTAGLDDMIISLYAGGMTVRDIAHHLESTLGTELSQETISKITDEVLDEVLEWQKRPLDPLYPILYLDAIVIKVRDGHQVQNRAAHIAVGVDMEGIKHVLGIWVEASEGAKFWAGVCAELANRGVRDVLIVCCDGLTGFPEAVAATWPAATIQTCVVHLIRASMRFIGYQDRKKVAAALRPVYTAPTADAAQEALDGFEASDLGRKYPATVRTWRNGWEKFTPFLAFPPPVRRIIYTTNAIESLNYQLRKIIKNRGHFPNDQAAVKLLWLAICNIEDKRAKERSKLDSKTRSNRSKTVDKLVEGTFTQGWSEALGILVLNYPDRIGPYLNR
- a CDS encoding M4 family metallopeptidase; this translates as MHCSIIPPYLLRRLARQDAPQFSAAARAAKEALIHVRSVQAARAQPAPAAASGPRQVQPGPPNRTIYDAGGSETLPGKLVRKEGEKASGDPSADEAYDGLGHTHRLYADVFGRNSIDGEGLPLDATVHFGKLYDNAFWDGRQMVFGDGDGEVFERFTRSLSVIGHELAHGVTQYSAGLAYRNQAGAINESMSDVFGVLVEQYLNKQSVKEASWLIGEGLFTSQVEGSALRSMKAPGTAYDDDVLGKDPQPDSMDSYVRTSADNGGVHINSGIPNRAFYLVAEAVGSNAWEAPGRIWYDALTAGSLPAGATFSVFARATAASAVDLFGSGSAEHDAVRQAWETVKVKL